Proteins from one Astatotilapia calliptera chromosome 8, fAstCal1.2, whole genome shotgun sequence genomic window:
- the LOC113027941 gene encoding phytanoyl-CoA hydroxylase-interacting protein-like, with protein MTEPPSPSVELQSLQPGQGAQSADSDIGDVDDLPVPQQIRITNITCDSFKISWDMDSRGRDRITHYFIDLNKKENMSSNKFKHKDVPTKLVAKAVPLPMTVRGHWFLSPRTEYTVAVQTAAKQPDGEYAVSRWSEIIEFCTADYSSIHLNQLLQKAEAIAGRMLPFTIFYRNQQREYFQQDRDAQSCFLLPTVKDNSGSHGSPISGKLEGIFFSCNTEFNTGKPPQDSPYGPYRFQIRADVLFNKTTNMYFGDFYCMYTSYHYVILVLAPDGSKGDAFCKGRLPALDRSDNRFLTCTEEEDGSLSFRHAQDVNLEVMYTEPVDLRLGAVSQISGHQLMSLSTANAKKDPSCKVCNISVGR; from the exons gcGCACAATCTGCAGACAGCGACATCGGGGACGTGGACGACCTGCCGGTTCCTCAGCAGATCCGGATCACCAACATCACCTGCGATTCGTTCAAGATCAGCTGGGACATGGACAGCAGGGGCCGAGATAGGATCACACACTACTTCATCGACCTCAACAAGAAGGAGAACATGAGCTCCAACAAGTTCAAACACAAG GATGTGCCCACCAAGCTGGTGGCCAAAGCAGTTCCCCTGCCGATGACAGTGAGGGGCCACTGGTTCCTGAGTCCTCGCACAGAGTACACCGTGGCCGTTCAGACGGCCGCCAAACAGCCAGACGGAGAATACGCCGTTTCTCGGTGGAGCGAGATCATTGAGTTCTGCACTGCAG ATTACTCCTCCATCCACCTGAACCAGCTGCTGCAGAAAGCAGAGGCGATCGCTGGCAGGATGCTGCCGTTCACCATCTTCTACAGAAACCAGCAGAGGGAGTACTTCCAACAAGACAG AGATGCTCAGTCCTGCTTCTTGCTGCCGACGGTGAAAGACAACAGCGGCAGCCACGGGTCCCCCATCAGCGGCAAACTGGAGGGGATCTTCTTCAGCTGCAACACAGAGTTCAACACAGGGAAACCTCCCCAGGACTCCCCCTACGGGCCGTATCGCTTCCAG ATCCGAGCAGATGTCCTCTTCAACAAGACCACCAACATGTACTTTGGGGATTTCTACTGCATGTACACGTCGTACCACTACGTGATCCTGGTCCTCGCTCCTGATGGCTCCAAAGGAGACGCTTTCTGTAAAGGGAGGCTGCCAGCCCTCGACAGGTCCGACAACCGCTTCTTGACCTGCACCGAGGAGGAGGACGGCTCGCTGTCTTTCCGTCACGCTCAGGATGTCAACCTGGAGGTGATGTACACGGAGCCGGTGGATCTGAGGCTGGGAGCGGTGTCACAGATCAGCGGGCACCAGCTAATGAGCCTGTCCACCGCGAATGCCAAGAAAGACCCCAGCTGTAAGGTCTGCAACATCAGCGTAGGACGTTAG